One Salvia splendens isolate huo1 chromosome 1, SspV2, whole genome shotgun sequence genomic window, CTCTGCTGGAGAGCACGTCCGAACGAGAAAGAGAGGGTCCATGGCTTCTTTGTCTTGAGCTTGTTCATGGCATTTAGGTTGCGGGTGGCCTCTTCCTCACTCTGTCCACCAGACAAAAAGACAACAGCGGGAACAGCACAAGGCATTGTTCGTTGCAAAGCACGGACAGTGTACTCAGCAACCACCTCAGGGGCAACCTTGGGAGCATCAGAGCCGGGTGTAACCATGTTGGGCTTCAACAATGTACCCTCCAATAAGACGTGGTGGTCATTGAGGGCCTTGTAGCAAGCAGCCAGAACACGCTCTGTCACCTCAGCGCACTTGTTGATGTCATGGGATCCATCAACAAGAATCTCTGGCTCAACAATTGGTACCAAGCCATTCTCCTGGCAGATGATGGCATAACGGGCCAGACCGTTGGCATTGTCATTGATGGCCAGCTGTGATGGCTCATTGGGACCAATCTTAAGTACGGCTCTCCATTTAGCAAAACGAGCACCAGCAGCATAGTATTGTTGGCAACGTTGGGCTAGGCCGTCAAGACCTTGAGTAGTGGTTTCACCGTTGGTTCCAGCAAGCTCAACAGTACCCTTGTCAACCTTGATACCAGGAAGAACACCTCCCTCATTCAACACATCAACAAAAGGCTTGCCTGCAAGCACACAGAAAAAAAATGCAAGATCATTTACAAAATTATATTGTAACAGAAAAATAGTTACTATTAGAATATGATTAATGATTATTaggtacaataaaaaaaataaagccaGCACCTGCAGCAGTTTTCTGGTACAGAGTTTCCTCAAAAAGGATCACACCACTCAGGTATTGAAGAGCACCAGGGGCGCAGAAGAGAAGTTCACGAAGAGCCCTTCTGTTTGACTCAACATTCTCAACGTTGATGCTCGATAAACGCTTTCCAATTGTTCCAGTGGATTCATCAGCAGCAAGAATACCCTTTCCAGGAGTACCAATGTATGCAGCATTGGCAATGAGTTCATCTGCAAATCAAGCATAAATTTAAACAACGTAGTATaggaatatactccctccgttccataggagtggagtcattttgccattttggtacgttatagtagtggagtcatttccttttttagtaaaagacaacacattttttctcacttacttttctctctcttactttattctgtctacttttttctctcttattttattatcttttttttaatacattatCTCCGTGAGTATAATAGTAAGTCAATAACATGAATTAAAGTCCCAAACATAAACTCACAACTGATGAACTGAATAAGATATTCCTATTCAAGCCTACAAGATCCCTGGATCAGatccaaaatataaaaacaataaaaaaaattataagcaTGCAACTGCATTTCAAAGTCTCACATGAATGCTTAACACATGAACTGGTAGCAACCAAAATGGGCATAGCAAAATTTAGCAGAATTACTTCAAAGAGAACACATCAGGCCTAGGAGTGTCACCAAATGTATTCATCTCAGGAATTGCTTAACATAAAACCAGCACAACAAACAGATCGAAGGGACAATCACACAACAGCTTGTTTGTTAAAATTAAATAACGattataaaacaaacaaaatcatcTGGAAAGTATCTCACACCAGGATAGCAGCCTCCATTCATATCAACACAAACTTAGGAACGAAGAATGGAACGAGTACACAGAGACGAATATGAGATCAAAAGCAACTTTAACTAATgaacaaataataaaaagtaTCTGAGAACTTTAGTTCAGCATTACAGCTTTGGATCGTCGAAAAATCACTTGGTACAAAGCACGGTATAGCAACTAACGAAAAGATCAAAGCAATATTTTAACCAATTAGACTCGGATGCAATCGATATACGGTTTAATCCACTTCGCATCAAACACGCCATAAACAACACATGATTAACTACAACTAAACACTACATCAGATTAAACAGAGCAGTATACTATCAGATTTACAGATTAAACTCAGAAAACAGGCTAAATGAAGCGCATCATATCAGATCTGATGAATCAAGCaacaaaacaaatcaaattaGCGTAATTCTCATAGATCCACTAATGAAAATCAAATAATAACTAAAACTAcggttaaaaaagaaaaaaaaaagaatccgAAGATGGCGTAAATCTTACCAGCATACTTTCCGCGGTAGGCAGTCATGGTTGCAGCTTCAAAATATTAGGAGAAGAAATAGAGAGTGATGGAGAGTTACAGACACAGAAATGAGACTTTGGTAGAAGATGTGTAGAAATGGTGGCGAGTATGGTTTTTATAGCAAGGGTGGGGGTTTGGGGGGTTGAATCATCGATATTTTCGCCCTGTGTTCAGCCCCTCCTTCAAGAAAACTCATTTATTTTCGTCTTTTACTATTTTGACCCTCTACATATTTTCGGTGTTACCGTTCATGAATTCTGATTTCACTATTCTTGTAAATATAATTCTTTTGTTTGGAAAAATGttataatatcaaattttatttttgattcaAATACAGGACTATATAGAATATAACATCTAATATTACCATATCTAATGAATATAatcactttttaaaattaacttcgTCAATTATTACTATTAAGCTAAATATGAATAATATATATCAATATTCTACAATTACTACAAGAATTAAGAGATGAGTAGTTTTGTATATATTAAGAAATTTGattagtttttataattaaacacataaatttaataattaaaatttaaaattactttACATATAATAATAATGCCCAAATAAACAAGCCAAAAAGTTAATATGAATGTCGGACATAATCACACAAGAAGTATCAtctgtataaaaaaattagaaacaaatatcatttttttttaatatcgtGCTTAAAGAAATCCCTCACATGTAATGGAACAGAGGAAAAAGTATTATCTCCATAAAAAATTGTAGTTACAAATGTAGGAAGACATCTCAAATTCTCAATCAATATGTATCAAATGCAGATCACTCGAAATTAATAGAGGAGCACTACTTCTCTATTTTCACAAAAACAATTTATTGCGTCCTTATTTTGGACGGTGTGGAGTTATTCTCATGATCTATCTTAAACAATTGGCACAAAATGTGATAATGAAGATTAGCTTTCCTGATCAAATTGGCATAAATATCAGTGATTGAAAATTGCCACTTTACAACTGACCAAATTCTGTGATTTGTGGTCATTTctgtaattaaatattaaaatgatGGGTAGATTATGATTGCATAAAGGCAGAGGTTGGTGAAAAAAGGTGGGCCAACCTCACGAGGAGGTTTTAATATAGCTAGATCCACCTAACTAATCTGCTGCAAGAAGCTCATCCAAAGTATTGTAATTATTCTAGACCAAATTTTATATAACTAAAAACTAGTTTATTTGAAAGAAAGTagatttatttatgtatttaattaaaatatatgaatgcatatatagtactccctccgtcccgcactactcgcacttatttcctttttgggcgtcccaagttacttgcactctttccatttttagtaaaaaatttcacctaccgccgtcatttttgactttcctatacactcattccttaatctccgagccgaaaagaaaatgagcgagtagcccgggacggagggagtatatggaAAGTGCATAATATTGTGGTCgtatatttatgatttttatataatttttttacttttttggaaccataaatgtaattagtgcatattttaattcaaattttaaaaataatagaaaggaaattcaaatataaaaataaaaaatgaggttaaaggctaataagtctttttaatttgtccacttactacatttattattttaatatataattaatatatcaaattattaatataacctTATTTTGGTGGTACAAAATTTGATGGTTTATTTAACCTTTGTAGTTTGTAGTGACAGTTTCCCATATTGTATGATAATATGATCGTATTTCGTTTATTTTTTGGAATGACAAAATTTGACACAATTAGGTGATTCCAGAATAatcatcattttttaaaatgaataaacaaattaattgcTCAATTAAAGTGATTCGagaataataaagtaaataaattacttaaaattctaattatttCATAGTGGGATAATTGATTCATTTTGCTTagacacaaaattttaaaatataaagaaaaacagttgacaaaatagtaaaaaaatattcctacctatttacattatttttataataaaatgtgaataaaatgaatcacataaatataatttatttatcaaaattaataaaataaaataatgtatatttaattataaacacAAAGGAATAACCTTTACCAGCCAAAATGGGATACGATACTTGAAAAATTATCCCAATTCCAACTCACAAACGGTTGACTTTATACTTTTATTcatttcattattattattttttgcaaactttttgtcgaaaaaggtactactattaatttatcTAATTAAACCActaaagagaagagaagagaagagaaaaaatttTAAACCAAGTGCGATTCTGAAAACGGGGTGTGTAATCAAGCAGCGCAACCCCCTTTATCTGCACCAATAGCCACACTATTTCACATTGAAAAATCAGTGAAGTGATATTGCAGGATTTCTTGGCGAtgcattaaaaaatactactactccaTAATGAATTAGTGTGTGGAGATAAAATCGTAATCAGTATATGATTATAACTAATCATGAAAaggaaaaatatttcattttgaaTGAGACTCTGAGTTTTCTTATGTACGTAAATcttaacaaattaaatatttttttataatttttgttaaTAAACCTTTCAAGAATTAATATTTGCTAATATAATTGAGCGTAATGAGCAATTGGGACATAGTTCTCTAATATTTAAGCGCATTAATACATTTCCTAACTCCCAAGCCATGTTCAATGGCTCCATTTAGAATATATTCGATATCTCAAatctatatttattttagtgataaatttatttagttattttcaaTAAGTAACCGCCGATTTGATATAATATACGCATTATTGGGCTTGAAGTTATAAACAGCGTTTACTTATCGGCCTGCTAGCTCTAATATTTAATGGGGAAACATGATATATGCCGTAATCTTGAACATCAGAATTCATACTCATGAAGcgtataaattattaataaataaataaaaaaaaagcatGCTCAAATGCTGAGTCGTTATGGGTGATATAGTATATTTACAAGTGATCTCCGTGTGCTTTATTGcaaaactagtactccctcctttCCGTAATAGAGACAGTTTTATTTTCatcactcattttgaaaaaatgataataaatcattaaaatagagagaaagtaaattaaaagagagaaaataatatagaaaaagACTCTTATctatatttttctctttcttactttactttttctctcatttaactatttattatcatttttccaaaacgagtgctcaaaataaAACACTCTACTACATAGGGACGTAGGGAGTAATACTATTTATTGTCAAACATGCTTAGCACGGCTCATGCAATTTTAATAACAAAtacaaattttatataattcaaaacaaatactctctccgtcgttgaataagagtcatattttgtcattttggtatgtttatgaataagagtcatatttcatttttaccataaatggtaagtaggcctcacattccatcaacttattccactcacattttattaaaaaattaatatataagtggtacttatattccactaacttattcaattcacttttctttacatctATTGAAACTTGTGTCCTAaccaaatatgactcttattgtgggacgaagttTAAAGAATTAATATCATTATGTACACTTTACTAACAAAAGAAATGTATTTCTCTCGTCCTATTCTAAATGAAACATTCTCGATTACTAGACCGACCGACTCGAAAGAAGGTGCATGATCCATATTTGTGTAAACTGGCCTGAGTAAAGGCTCACCCCGTATcaaacccgaattcgttaacaaTCAATAAatctagtagggactcactccccactagaGGATCACATAGGAAGCTCATCAAAGCAAAATACGGCTTGACACAACATATTTGCAAATTAGGTACTCCATTtcttccatagtagtagagtcattttgtcattttggtacgttccatactagtcgagtcatttctctttttagtaaaagtcaacacatttcttgtcacttactttactttctcttacttttttctctcttcatctctctacattttttatttcctactttatttttcctttaatttactcacttaacacaatttttcttaaatcgcatGCCGAAAATAAACGTCTCCTCTATTGCGGAACAAAGGGAGTACATCATTCACATTTGAAAACTAttgcaaaaatttaaaagaaagcccactgTATTAGCGTAGAATAGAAAAGACCAGcaacaatttattatttcccttaagagcatccactgtGGTTTtcgcccagccacaaactcctcctgccgcatcatcagcactaaaaatcctcatgTCACAttatcaggacaagcaaatagctcggcaatagcctagccacatcactcctaattatataaaacaaataataattgacaatcacacaaaatacggaattaaatttacgacatagatacgggaaaattcaataatattatttaaatttaaaaaaagtacattagaaaaaatacattaatttaaaaaaagtacattaaaattaatacattaatttaaaaaaaatacattatttaaaaaaaaaacgatcTCCGCCTCACTCCTTGTCTCGGTCGCCCCCGtcgccaccgtcgccgccgGTACCCCCCCGTGCCGCGGTGACcttcaaatcgtcacgcatgctcacgagcaatgcGTGAAGAAAGCTCTTCTCCTCGGAGTCCTCTGCCGCCTTCCAATCGGCTAagatcttgaccatctgagcagGCGTTtattgacgcgcgaagaatttgagatcctctgtcgactggccaaggggggatgtcGACTGGACCTCCTAGGACCCCCCGGATGCCCCCCGTCCGCCTCCCGTTGTgaccgcctttgaccaaccgggcgagttcggcaagcgaacgatggaggggacgggagctcctgagcaccctcggggaggtcgtgggaaccgccgttgctgccgctgtaatcaccgttatagttcagtcgttgcttcttcggccagccagcgtcgacacctgcccggaacttctc contains:
- the LOC121747935 gene encoding fructose-bisphosphate aldolase, cytoplasmic isozyme-like codes for the protein MTAYRGKYADELIANAAYIGTPGKGILAADESTGTIGKRLSSINVENVESNRRALRELLFCAPGALQYLSGVILFEETLYQKTAAGKPFVDVLNEGGVLPGIKVDKGTVELAGTNGETTTQGLDGLAQRCQQYYAAGARFAKWRAVLKIGPNEPSQLAINDNANGLARYAIICQENGLVPIVEPEILVDGSHDINKCAEVTERVLAACYKALNDHHVLLEGTLLKPNMVTPGSDAPKVAPEVVAEYTVRALQRTMPCAVPAVVFLSGGQSEEEATRNLNAMNKLKTKKPWTLSFSFGRALQQSTLKAWAGKEENVGKAQAALLTRCKANSEATLGTYQGGSAVSQDASESLHVKDYKY